The DNA region GGTGAGGGTTCAAATCCGCGTGGTAAGTATGGTGATAGCGACGTTGGAGTCATCGAGATATTATATAAAGAAAAGTCTTGTTTGATATTTGGAAATTTTGATGGAGTTTTCATCTCGGTTAAAGTTGGAATTGTTTGTGGAACGGGAATCGAGTTATTTTCGAGTTTGATTTTCTTAGCAGACGGCTCCTCTTCGTGTTTGGGCAGCAGACGTTTGATTGTCACATCCTCCGCTATATACACCTTTGGACTGTCTACAGACACCTCCTCTTTCTTGATCATCGATTCCACTGTGTGTTTTATAAGTGTTCTTTGAGGAACCGGCACTGTCGCTGAGATTGGAGTATTTCCGGATACGTTGCTATGAATGGGTTCGGACTTAATTTTAACTTCTTCGGTCGCAATTTGCTTTTTTGGCGTGTATTCGTGAAACATGGGATTCCATATCTTTGGTTTTGCGACGACTTCTTTGAGTTCTTTATTTGGACTGTTTTTGGAGTTTTTGTTCTCCGTGGATTTCTCAATAACGTTTTCATTTGAGCGCTTTGTCTTCAGAATTTCTGATCCGACTCTTGAGTTGTCTGCTTCGCTAAAAATACTGTTCTTTTTTGCTGGAGAGGATGTACTTGATGTAGACTTAATAGAAAGCGGCCCAAGTCTATTTTCATCATTAGCTGGCGTTGAAACGTTTTCCTTTTCATGCATTTGGTTGTGCACAGCGGATTTCTTTTTAGGAGACTTCTTCGGTGATCTTAGTTTCCCACGATCAGTCGCCAGTCTATACTGTAACGAAGTAGATTTGAACCCGGATCGTACATCACCGTGAGGTCTCTTCTCTTGTCGAACATTTGCAGACATTGGTTTTGCATGCATGTTTCGAACCATGTTGTAAGCCAACGTTGCAAAGGAGGGGAGTTTTTGCTGTAAGTAACTGGGGATCACGTTTTCAGAACCGGTATCCTCTGTTGgcttcattatatttttaagaGCTTCTGGAGAAGCCTTAAATGAACACTGGGCGGCAGCGGTTGCCAGGATTTCCAACGAAGATTGCTGGGAGTCTCCGACAACTGACGAATTCACCGCGCAAGTCTTTCTCTCCTGAAGAGGTTTCATTTCGTGTACAGAATGATTGTCTCTAGAGTGCTGATgtcctgaaaaataaaaaagaagacaTAAAGATTAAaggctatacatgtataaagtttaCCGATATAAGTAATCAACGTTTGAGTTCAAATGTTGAAAAGCAGTCGACGCACGGTATTTAATTAAGAgggttttaaacaaaaaaatatttttaaaaaatgctacgGAAAACGCAACTTATTTATTATACGTGTATTTTATTACAACTAATAAGTCTGTACGAGAAGTGAAATAGCATTTGGTGTACACAAATGCAGGACgtttaaaaactgataaataatatgaaatgacAATGATTTCACACGGAGAACTGAAATACCTTTTTTCAATAGTTTTAAGCTGATCCTTACTCctaaaatggtttttttttatacaaagaaAAATACCTGACGATTTTTCGCCCTGACTGAGTGTTACCTGTCCGGTAACAGGTGTGAATTGTTCTTCACCCCTCGTTCACCCAGAAAATCCGGCGACATGGTTTTACGCCTATCTAAATCTTGATTGTCAGGTTGCTCCGATACATATTTGGAGGGGGTACAGATGGTATAACGTTGGGAAATAAAAACAGGGCCGGAGAGGAGCAGAAGTTGACCTACTAAGCTCTGATTAGCTGAGCGCGGGGGCAGGTGTATTAACTGTTTTTAATTCTACCCCGAATTTGCGTGAACAGGTTCGGGTGTTTTCATTCATCGAGATACTTGATTAAAGCATTTAACAATGGGAAGGTAACGGAAAGGAAATGCCTTAAACTGTTGGCGATCGAGTAATGATTAGGATACacaaattgttgaatatttcaTTGGTCCACAAATATTTAAAGACAAGACCTGAATTTTAACTTGCAGCCCCAAAATTCAATTTACTGGTATTTCAATCGCAAATAAAATATAGTAGAACCAAGAATAAAGAGCGCTGTGTGGTGATGATGATATAATTCAAGAAGAATTACTTAAAATTATcatgagaaaatatttaaatgtgacCACATGTCGTGTCTAACTATCTATAACTGTCAGGTCCAAggtaaaattaatttataaaatctaGAAACATCTCTATTAGTGGTGTTAAaactttcatttaaaaacaCAAATCTTGTTTGTAAAACGTATGAAAGACTCAAGCTAAAaagaaattatctttaaaaaagcGAATTTTTTTTAGAGGAATACTGTCCTTATATTAaggaatattaattatttagtataacttttcatttttctgACGGTACTTCTATACTTACATTAAGCTGTTCTAGGCCTGTGACCGACTAGTCCCGTGCGTCTGACTGAAATGCTTGACCATCCACCCCTACCCCGCTCTGATAAAGGACCAGGCCATCATAAACTTGTATATACAGTAATCAACCCCCTGGGGTGGGCGCTAAGGCTCAGGTGTGGGCTGCGTTATTTACGACGTCTAATAAATACGATTAatctcattgtt from Crassostrea angulata isolate pt1a10 chromosome 7, ASM2561291v2, whole genome shotgun sequence includes:
- the LOC128157022 gene encoding PR domain zinc finger protein 2-like isoform X1, with the translated sequence MHSMPRTFLLRREENTTERDENCHPEDRQWSLTSTAPAAGAAKNPTNSRRVLGHQHSRDNHSVHEMKPLQERKTCAVNSSVVGDSQQSSLEILATAAAQCSFKASPEALKNIMKPTEDTGSENVIPSYLQQKLPSFATLAYNMVRNMHAKPMSANVRQEKRPHGDVRSGFKSTSLQYRLATDRGKLRSPKKSPKKKSAVHNQMHEKENVSTPANDENRLGPLSIKSTSSTSSPAKKNSIFSEADNSRVGSEILKTKRSNENVIEKSTENKNSKNSPNKELKEVVAKPKIWNPMFHEYTPKKQIATEEVKIKSEPIHSNVSGNTPISATVPVPQRTLIKHTVESMIKKEEVSVDSPKVYIAEDVTIKRLLPKHEEEPSAKKIKLENNSIPVPQTIPTLTEMKTPSKFPNIKQDFSLYNISMTPTSLSPYLPRGFEPSPKTYANAPLRHLVPPMQHCTFSPFSPSFGRADNILTPELYKSPVQVPRKSPTQSHLDTPLKSGAIPVPVLASPSMISPHIAPKTTLNDAVVSEDIKPPLPRVLAPKFAESENQPLSKELQQSSMVELVNGGFGIKNPSYRAPKPSDITNIQQDSETGKGKYACKICSKEFGLQRLLNRHLKCHSDVKRYLCTFCGKGFNDTFDLKRHTRIHTGVKPYACSECDRSFTQRCSLESHCRKVHSMDISYAYKQRRNKIYVCEECGHSTADASKHFLHLRENHPNNPALMKCHDRRQFKFNGGETTTQQNVHLPRT
- the LOC128157022 gene encoding PR domain zinc finger protein 2-like isoform X2, which produces MKPLQERKTCAVNSSVVGDSQQSSLEILATAAAQCSFKASPEALKNIMKPTEDTGSENVIPSYLQQKLPSFATLAYNMVRNMHAKPMSANVRQEKRPHGDVRSGFKSTSLQYRLATDRGKLRSPKKSPKKKSAVHNQMHEKENVSTPANDENRLGPLSIKSTSSTSSPAKKNSIFSEADNSRVGSEILKTKRSNENVIEKSTENKNSKNSPNKELKEVVAKPKIWNPMFHEYTPKKQIATEEVKIKSEPIHSNVSGNTPISATVPVPQRTLIKHTVESMIKKEEVSVDSPKVYIAEDVTIKRLLPKHEEEPSAKKIKLENNSIPVPQTIPTLTEMKTPSKFPNIKQDFSLYNISMTPTSLSPYLPRGFEPSPKTYANAPLRHLVPPMQHCTFSPFSPSFGRADNILTPELYKSPVQVPRKSPTQSHLDTPLKSGAIPVPVLASPSMISPHIAPKTTLNDAVVSEDIKPPLPRVLAPKFAESENQPLSKELQQSSMVELVNGGFGIKNPSYRAPKPSDITNIQQDSETGKGKYACKICSKEFGLQRLLNRHLKCHSDVKRYLCTFCGKGFNDTFDLKRHTRIHTGVKPYACSECDRSFTQRCSLESHCRKVHSMDISYAYKQRRNKIYVCEECGHSTADASKHFLHLRENHPNNPALMKCHDRRQFKFNGGETTTQQNVHLPRT